Below is a window of Gossypium hirsutum isolate 1008001.06 chromosome A12, Gossypium_hirsutum_v2.1, whole genome shotgun sequence DNA.
AAATGGTTACTCTCTCAGGTAAGGATTTAGATTCAATCAATTAGACCATATATTGATGCTATCAAACAACTCTATGATCAACAGGAGGACACACCCTTGGGCGGTCACACTGCAGTTCATTCAGTGACAGACTATACAATTTCAGTGGGACATTGAAGCAGGACGCAAGTTTAGATCCAACATATGCAGCCAAGTTGAAGCAGCAATGCCCTCAGGGTAGCATGGATCCTAACGTGGTGGTACCGATGACTTCGACTCCGAGCATTGCAGATGCAGGTTACTACATCGATATCCTAGCAAACAGGGGCTTGTTTACATCAGACCACACGCTGCTAACAAGTCCAGCTACAGCGAACCAAGTGGCTGAGAATGCAAAGAATCCTATACAGTGGAAGGCAAAATTCGCAGCGGCAATGGTGAAGATGGGGCAGCTTGATGTCTTGACAGGATCCGAGGGAGAGATTCGAGCCAACTGTAGGGTGATCAAAAGCTAGAGATTTGAACACATCAAATGTGTGATGATGAAGTTAAAAAAGTGAACTTGAAGCTTTTTAAAGCTGGATGTCACATAATTTGCAATAGTTAAAAGTCATAAGCACCAAAATTTGGATTAGTTGAAAGCACTATGGTTCGTAAAATAGGATTATCAAGGAAAGTGACAACCATATTATCATTACAATGAACCCTTTTCCAATTTTGAATGTTACAGTGACACGCAGTCAAGGAAAACATTCTGGATATTTTTGCATGATAACTTGTCTACATTTTGACAAGAAAACATGaataaatttggtttaaatattgaagtGGGTGGTGAATTCTTTCCAGAAGCTTTAGTATCAGAtgatattttattacaaaatcatTAGTTTTCATTAAATAATCTGGGATAAAATTCATATTATTTAGAGTCCTGGTCCCCCTTTGCTCCATTCAGCTTCTTAAAGAgatgattaaattatatttgcccctcaaatattttaactttttaaaattatccttatgtcattattttaaaataatgtaaCTTTATTTTTTGcctcataaaattttaatataatctatTTTAATATTGAATAAAACATTATATTTCACTAATGTTACATAACAacacatgaaattaaaaaataatttaaattttataaaatattcaaaaattaaaaaattaaaaaaaaaccataaaaatttcaaaacaataacataaaatACACATGAAATATTAAtccaaaaattatttattaatttctatTTGAAATTGAAATCTATGACTTAAGCCTCGCTTTATTGCCCATCAACTACGCATACTAATGGGGTTTATGTTTGCTTTCATTCTTAAAAGTTAACTGCCATAAATCTTTAATATTTAGGTGCCCTTTAAATATAAATAGATGATGCGTTTACTTactgtattatatatattaatgagAGAAAAAACAGAGCCCCCTTCATCTGCAACGTAGTTCCTGTGGGTTAGAGAGAGCGATGGAAAAAACAAATGAGGTACAGTGCTAATGAAGAATGGGGAAGTGGGTGGACCTTGACCCTGATATACCGTCTCTAATACTCCTCAGAATCCCAACTCACCAGAGGGTGTCAACCGCCTCTTTGGTCTGCAAGTCCTGGTTGTCATGTGTGTTGGATCCGTTCTTCTGGTCCGACATTGACCTTCTAGATTGGTACCGTCGCCACCCCTATCTGAAAATCAAATACGTTGATTCTACCGTCAGGAAGCTCATCCGTTGCAGCAAGGGCACCTTCCGCCGCCTATTTTCCGTCCGCATTGGTGACGCCGGCTTCGCTTTCACTGCTAACTGGTACTGCTATTTACCACTCTGATTCGTATCTTCTTCATGCATTATCTGTAATGACCTGAAATtcacgggcaccggaaaagtgagttatagggtctccgtcttagtgaaataagttcgaaaataattattaaaaatatttatgagcctagtgatgtgtctaattaggatctaattaagtgaatttagcttaatttagagtaagtaataaaaaggattaaattgaataaagggtaaaagtttaattataaagcaatagaaaataaaaaagattaaaatggcaattaagccattgactacaaatgaggtggcatattggtgaaataaaatcaaagattttttttaggttttatatattataatgattattattatggttttatattaaattgttatgattatttaattgataatatattataaataaattaaatagaagacaattgtatggtaataaaatatacatgtgtaagaattgtatgggtacatttgtaatttaaatatttaattacttataatttaagtataaaaatattttataattattaattgtattaattaaatcatgagatttttatttaataagcaaattagataatgacatttgtaataatataaatatgtacacttgttatataattattaatttacttaatattaaagtaaaagatattttaatatattatattaatattatattatgttaataaaataataaagtataaaagaattaaagaaataaagaaacaaaaggaaatagaaacagagttgaaaacgggaagcaggggacaaaaagagaaagaaaaagggaaagaaaaataaaagagaaaattaggATTTGAAGAttggagttaatttggtaagtcaattaagtcctttttagttaattttgatgttttaggagctttgaaacaagattttgatgaaattaagttgatagttcaagagttcatatgtttccaagtagggttcatgttggaaaaattatggaattagggatttaattgaatgaattctaagttagaattgattaagggattaaattgtaaactaggctataagttttatgttgtagggactaaattgaagaaatttcgaaattagggaaatatgctggaaattttatagttaaatataagtttagacaaaatttgaatagaaaaagagagtgaattggattaagaaaataattaagtttagttaggattaaattgggaataaggtaggagttgtttagaaatttaattatttattataattaatgctgtaaataataatgtaaattactattattttcgtagccaacaaagaacctgaagcatcagcatcgaaaggaaaggagaaagtcatcgaggactaaaacaggagaattacggtgtgtattactataattcaaattttaattattattgattgctgaaattttaattgttatgtatggtaaataagacttgaggtaagtatgtgaaattgatatgaatattgagtgaaaatgaaagtgatataaattgaatcaaattgaattgaataagtgaattatggaatatgtgattatttgaaaagtgtattcattgaaaataaataaattgtgacaaatgtatggtgttgatggtatacacttgtgtgaaaattaatttgtatatgaattaagataatagatatttgaattgaatgagtattgaaaatttttgtgtaaatgaaattgaaattataaaaagtaaaataataccctattaacttgtcggactagattcggtacaaatggcatgccattggatttgtgatgtgatgaagagattgtagttcggccgagaggatgtttctgttattatatacttcggtttatccgaataggcatttaatgccttattggtgtgtttgggaggatatattaTACCAGTGTGTTATGGAAGATTTAcaatattccgggtgtgtttgggttggacattctggtgtgtttggatggaattCGCGTATCTGTCATAGAccgagctttgttaatagggtaaataattgaaataaaattttgaaaatgagattatttgttttagcactattaaaagtacgagaaagaatgtatgaactaaattatgaattgagttagtatgagaaaaataaattatgaatttaagatttatgaagtaaaataattttatataaaagtagtttaaataattataaaatttatggttgatatttgtaatttattaatgttaaaaagTCTTGATtcatagtaataccactgagtatatccatactcagcgtacggttgtttccgtgcgaaggttagtagaagtcaagtgtcccggctcagcatccagaacaatcccgactccaacacaaacttggtgatgtatatttttcttttgggtaaatgtggcatgtacatagatgttatttagtcacttgaatatgtatattactttgggtagtgaaggatgaattataaaatttagatggttaaatgaaatggtaaggaaagtacatgatattttgatacatgaacattaagttgttaaatgaatgaagtttttaatcaattttgaatgatgctacgatagttattaaattaaaattttgttaataatataaatattagtatatgaatgtgaaatattggtgttggttgttttggtttgaatttgcaggaggtttaggtaaaaataagcagaaatgctgccgaaatttttataaaaaaaaaattagaatactcaaacaagtcccgttctacttttaatacgtgtttgaacttcgagagttcaagatagggacttaattattatattatactatgaaagttatattaattgtaaattattcataagttgtctgatatgtccggtaatgcctcataacctcgttccggtaacggtttggggttagggggtgttacattatctttataaaaagttttgtttttgtttgatgCTGTTTCCTTGTTTTCAGTGGAAGGTGTCTTAAAGTGTTGGAGATTCCCATGAGTGAAGTAAATGACAAGACAGTGGTAAAGTTTGCAGAATCTCTTGCAAGCCTGACTGTCTCGAATATTAGCTACTGTTCGAAGATTACTCAAGTAGGCATCGAAGCCTTTGGGAAGAACTGCAAATCATGGACTCAGTTAAAGAGAAATATGCCCCCACGAGCATTAGAGAGGTTATTAAACACATCAACGGTCAATGAGCTTGAGGCAATGGCCATAGCTGATTCAATGCCATTGCTCCAGCATCTTCACCTTGGTTTTGGCTGCTTTAGTGAGCGTGGTTGGTGCAATCCTTGCCAATTGTAAGGCCCTCACCCACCTTGAAATTCATGGATGTTTGAATGTGAAACTGGAAACTGAATTGGAGGACAGGTGCCGGCAACTGTTTGCTTTTAGGAGACCCCTTTCTTTTCACTGGCAAGGATGAACAAGATGATGGCGATGCTGAATATTCTTCCTCGGATTCCGAATGGAAGATCTTGTTTCTTCATCCAGGCTAATTGCTTTTGCGCTAGGTGTTCTTTGTGCTTACACAGATATAGTAATCAAGTTTAGTATTCACGTAACCAAAACTTGATTCATTAAACATTATACTATAGTGCAGGTAAATTTTTGCTTCTTGTCTAAAGATACTCTTTTAGACATGACTCTCCTAGAGAAATCAGAAGTTCTCCGAAGAAAATTGGCTGAGTTCAATTCAACAAGAACGATAAATTTTCGTATcttcttttatttgtttagtaTGGTTATATTCTCTTAATGGTGACCCTGCTTACACCAGTAACAGGCTTCATGCCTAGCTTTAACATGGTCTTCCTGACTCTTTTCTCACTTCTGATTTGCTTTGAACTTCCATTAGCACCTGCAATCAATATTCAAAGCAAACTTCAGGAAATAACACCAAGTATATATAtcagacaaagaaaaaaaatatagaaatggtAACATGCATATTCTTGGTGGTGCATTAAACTACATGAACATAAGCCAATTTGTTGGAACACACTAGCTTTTCCTAAATTTGTTTCAACTTTGAAGATGATTATGGTGAAAAAGGATGGTTTTTTTAGTCAAATTCTGCTAATAGACCTTGTATTTTGCTCAAGTTGTGGATTAAGtacttgtactttaatttgatcatttttagtccttatacttataGAATTTGAAAATTCCAGTCCTAGCTAAATGATAACTATTAAGTTcattaagttatgttatttttaaaatttgatttgtcaaacatattattaatattattatatatgtaatgttatgtttgtttgttattttcacataatactcagaaaaattcaattaatagatTTAACCACTGTCGTTTATATTAaggctaaaattttgaaatttaaaaaatatagccACTAAGAATGATCCAATTAGTGAACGTTGATTAAATCTATGACTTTGCATATATACAAGactaatgacataatttaaccaaattgaTTTAACTGTTATCATTGGGTTAggacaaaaaattcaaaattcaaaaagtatagagactaaatttatcaaattaaagtacaggtactaaatccacaatttacataaaatataGGATCTAATTGAAGAATTTAAACTCTTTTTTACGAATCATGGGCTGAGGACTTGATGTGGGCTGATATTACAGGCCCTTTCCTAAGACGAAACAAACGAAAAAGAGTACACGCGTCAGCCAGTCATTGTCTCTCTCTTGACTTTCAGGTTTCATACCATGCTTTCAGATGGAAATGGAAATGGCAGAGGGTGAGTTTCCTGGCAGTTATAGGGAAAGAAAGAGTaagagaaatggaaaaaagaTGATGTACAATAGTAATGGAGAATGGGGGAAGTGGGAGGACCTGAACCCTGAAATATTGGCTCTAATACTGGTCAGGATCCCAGCTGAGGAGAGGGTGGCAACAGCCTCTTTGGTTTGCAAGTCCTGGATGTCATGTGTGTTGGGTCCATTCTGCTGGTCCGACATTGACATTCAAGACTGGTGCCGCCGCCGCCATCTGGCTGTCGAATACGTTGATTCTGCTGTCAGAAAGCTCGTCCGTCGCAGTAAGGGCACCTTCCGCCGCCTCTCTGCCTTCCGCCTTGGTGATTCTGGCTTCGCTTTCGCTGCAAACTGGTACTGCTATTCATTACTCTTATTTCGTATCTTCTTCATACGTTctccttcaaaaaaaaaaaagttgggtCCTTTTTTCCTTTGTCGctgaaaggaagaaaagaaaaggtcaTTTTTTCCATTAATTTTCGTTCCTTTTTAAGAAAAACAGGGTAAAAAAAGCAACTTTTGAATGTCTGTTTTATAATGgttgaaaaagataaaaagattGTAAGATTACCAACATAATCAGGGTCTCTCTCCCAATGGTCGCAATGTTCGTGTTAAAATGTTTAGGGTATTACTGATTAGTGACAATGGATATGACTGTATATAGTTTCAGACTTCAAAATTTTTTGGTCAGcttaaatatataaacatatttgaTAGAACTATGGCTGGAATGAACTACTTCCTTATTTTTTTCTTCAGTGGAAGGTGTCTTAAAGTGTTGGAGATTCCCATGAGTGAAGTAAATGACAAAATAGTGGCAAAGTTTGCAGAATCACTTGTAAACCTGTCTGTAATGGATATCAGCTATTGTTTGAAGATAACTCACGTAGGCATCGAAGTCTTTGGGAAGAACTGTAAATCATTGACTCAGTTAAAGAGAAATATGCCCCCACAAGAATTGGAAAGGTTATCAAGCACATCAAAGGTCAATGAGCTTGAAGCAATGGTCATAGCTGATACAATGCCATTGCTCCAGCATCTTCAACTCGGGTTTGGCTGCTTTGGTGACACTGGTCTTGGTGCAATCCTTGCTAAGTGCAAGGCCCTTACGCACCTTGACATCCAAGGATGCTGGAATGTTAAACTGGAAGGTGAGTTGGAGGACAGGTGCCTGCAACTGCCGGCTTTTAAGAGCCCCTGGGTTTATGACTTGTTCACTGATAATGATGAACAAGATGATGAGAACGAGGATGATGAATATTCTTCCTCGGATTCTGAACAGAAGATCTTGTTTCTTTTGTGATTGAtggtttttgtttcttttggtaACACCATTATCTTGCTTGCAGACTCACAGTATTCACTGAACATTATACTCCTTGTTTCAATGAGACCAATGATCCTATAATCTCCTTatatttcgttttttttttcctGGTTTATATGGTGATTTCATCAAGTATTTGAATGTCTAGAACTGCCTGTCCACGAGTGTATTATTTTGCCGGTTCTAACAACAAAgcataaacaacaaaaattatcAACTTTATGACCAAACACTCGTACATGAATTCATTTGCTCCAAATTCTCTACTGCACGAAACCAGTTTAATTgagttgcaaaatttgcttatAGAAATGGGCAAAGGAAACAATCAGTCGTAGTGACACTGATCATAAGTTCCAAGAAAACTGTCTCAATGACAAGCGAAACAAATGGGAGGGTAAAAATCTAGCCACCTTGACTATAACAACTAAAACATTGATACTAATTCCGAAACACTCATTGACAGTCGACCAGGGCCGACTTATACGATAGAGACTGCCTAAGTGGTAAGCTCCATAATAGCACTCACAATGTCACCATTGTTACTCTTGAGAGCCTTGACAGCCTTGGCCCTCGAAACCCCAGCCTGTGTCATGACCAAGTCAATGTCCCTAGGCTCTACACCAGTCTCATCAACTTCTTCCTCTTCCTCATCAGCCGGTGCAGCAGCTGCAGTAGAAGTGTCTGGCTTAGCTGCCAAAGAACCAATGTCTGGCATCCTGAACTGCTGGGCAGCTTGTGTCTGGAGCTGAGAGCTCAAATCCTCTATCTTAGCCTCACCGAAAATGACATAGGTCTCTGAATTCGGGCTCTTAAAGACATCAGGTTTCGAGATGAAAAATAGCACCTGAAACCAAGAGAAACTAGGATAAATTACCATTCATCAGGTAGCTCGACCATTTGAATCGAAAAGAACATCAGCAAATACCATACATTTTTTGTTCTCTTAATGGTGACCCTGCTTACACCAGTAACAGGCTTCATGCCTAACTTTAACATGGCCTTCCTACTCTTCTTCTCACTTCTGCTTTGCTTTGAACTTCCATTAGCACCTGCAACCAATATTCGAATCAAATCATAACGGCTGCTGCATAGAAATATCCAAGCAATTAACTTGGATAAGTCAAGTACCTAAAAAGGTCAGGAACTCACACCAATTACCTATAATAGCCAAAGAAATAACACCAGCAAATACAAAAATGACGGCATACATAGCCACTAACAAATCAGATATCTACAAAACAAAGCATTGCAAGAAAATGAATGCTAACAAGATTTCAAGAACCAGAAAACTTTAATCTAATTCCAAAGACTGTAAGTTCCAAGCATAAGATATGCACGAGATGATTGGATGAAATTCAATTCCAGAGCATTTGATACTTGGAAAACATTAAGCCGTTTTGAACAGATGTACATAAGTTTCTTTCATAATAACATATACGGGTCAAATTCCAAAAGAATACAGCAAAGCTTCCTTTCATTCATAAAGTATCATTTGAGATAACAATAACAGTAATTGTACAGAAACGAAAATAAAGATTTGAACCCAAAACCAAgttaaaaaaaggaaataaataaagaaaaaactccggaaaataataaacaatgtgATAAACCTTGTGCACCATCTTCCTTATcatcgtcgtcgtcgtcgtcgtcgtcatCCTCCTCGTCATCGTCATGTTCTTTCTCATCTTCTTTAACATCTTCAACCACAGCCTCCTCGCTCTGTAAATCATACATTATTAACATATATTcgaaggaaacaaaaaaaaaagataaaaaaaaaataagtgaAATAAAGGGGGGGAAACCTGAAGCTCTATCTTGGATTCCTCAGTAGAAGGAACCTGCTCAGTCTCAGGATTGGCGGCTTCAACCACAGCAGCTGGCGACATCCTTAAGTTTCGTTGGATAGGGTTTCGCCGACTAGGGAAGAAAATACAAAGGATAATCAGAGAATTTGAGGGGCGTCCACACTCAATCGAAATTAGCCCTTCTTATGGGTTCTGTGTGTGGTGACGAGGGTTTTGAGGAGGATCCCTTCTGCTAGTTCTCGACATATGAAATATTAGGCCCAACCCAAAAATAATATACCCAAGCCCATACTTTGAAACGAACCTATAggcattagttttttttttttttaatatgccaTAAATCTTGTATtctacataaatttaaaatttaattcctctacttttctttttaagaacttaattttttacttttcaaatattaatattcaGATATAATTGTTAACacagtttaaaatattttttaaaatttatgttcatttcaacactattttttttaattttattgctaccaagtgtgagttttttttaatttaaaaaaattttagagcaacaaatttaatagaaaaatttaacagtgttaacaattaGACCAATCTTTTATCGACGTTGGCCGACCATGTGGCACTATTAAAATACACCACGTGtcgtttttaaatattatatatattatattggttaaaatataaaaaaatcatatataatatataaaaaagtttaaaatattttttataaaattctaaaatatacaattataaatttttaaaagtaaaaataatatataaaaatttaaaaatgttataagaagtaaaaaaaattatttgaagaaaaccttgaaatttgaataaattttagaatgttataaaaataatttttaaaattttaaaattttatttttacaaattttttacattgttttaataatattattactttcaattaatttattttcaggtatcatattttttctatatttttctatttttacttgtacttttatttttttta
It encodes the following:
- the LOC107929592 gene encoding nascent polypeptide-associated complex subunit alpha-like protein 2 — its product is MSPAAVVEAANPETEQVPSTEESKIELQSEEAVVEDVKEDEKEHDDDEEDDDDDDDDDDKEDGAQGANGSSKQSRSEKKSRKAMLKLGMKPVTGVSRVTIKRTKNVLFFISKPDVFKSPNSETYVIFGEAKIEDLSSQLQTQAAQQFRMPDIGSLAAKPDTSTAAAAPADEEEEEVDETGVEPRDIDLVMTQAGVSRAKAVKALKSNNGDIVSAIMELTT
- the LOC107929536 gene encoding F-box protein FBW2 translates to MGKWVDLDPDIPSLILLRIPTHQRVSTASLVCKSWLSCVLDPFFWSDIDLLDWYRRHPYLKIKYVDSTVRKLIRCSKGTFRRLFSVRIGDAGFAFTANCQQRT
- the LOC107929591 gene encoding F-box protein FBW2, which encodes MEMEMAEGEFPGSYRERKSKRNGKKMMYNSNGEWGKWEDLNPEILALILVRIPAEERVATASLVCKSWMSCVLGPFCWSDIDIQDWCRRRHLAVEYVDSAVRKLVRRSKGTFRRLSAFRLGDSGFAFAANCGRCLKVLEIPMSEVNDKIVAKFAESLVNLSVMDISYCLKITHVGIEVFGKNCKSLTQLKRNMPPQELERLSSTSKVNELEAMVIADTMPLLQHLQLGFGCFGDTGLGAILAKCKALTHLDIQGCWNVKLEGELEDRCLQLPAFKSPWVYDLFTDNDEQDDENEDDEYSSSDSEQKILFLL